A single genomic interval of Hippea jasoniae harbors:
- a CDS encoding Hsp20/alpha crystallin family protein, which translates to MRSKLLSSIIDIIENSQQIWEPSCDIYEKDNFIVCELDIPGLDINTLSINIYNATTVVILGKKSSINPKKAVYLRAERIFGQFKKTIEFNCCIKGTKTIEYAEGILKITFYKR; encoded by the coding sequence ATGAGATCAAAGCTTCTAAGTAGCATAATAGATATCATAGAAAATTCTCAACAGATCTGGGAACCATCATGTGATATATATGAGAAGGATAACTTTATAGTCTGCGAGCTTGATATTCCAGGACTTGATATAAACACACTCAGTATTAATATTTACAATGCAACTACGGTTGTTATTTTAGGTAAAAAAAGTTCTATCAATCCTAAAAAAGCCGTTTATCTAAGGGCAGAGCGAATCTTTGGACAGTTTAAAAAAACAATTGAGTTTAACTGCTGTATAAAAGGGACAAAAACAATAGAATATGCTGAAGGGATTTTGAAAATAACATTTTACAAGAGGTGA
- a CDS encoding YkgJ family cysteine cluster protein, whose protein sequence is MPQKNRLIKKEGFNYCFLNDACKSCRAFCCIGDGYVFIDDEDIENLCEFLNISKEQFIKLYTRKINNKLALIDLVIKKEKRCVFLDDNYRCEVYKARPKQCKAFPFWESMKNMGVDQAKKLCRGVVKC, encoded by the coding sequence ATGCCCCAGAAGAATCGATTAATCAAAAAAGAAGGTTTTAATTACTGCTTTCTAAATGATGCCTGCAAAAGCTGCAGGGCATTTTGCTGCATCGGCGATGGTTATGTGTTTATTGATGATGAAGATATAGAAAACCTGTGTGAGTTTTTAAACATTTCAAAAGAGCAGTTTATAAAACTCTACACACGCAAAATAAACAATAAACTTGCATTAATAGACCTTGTTATAAAAAAGGAAAAACGGTGTGTATTTTTGGATGATAACTACCGCTGCGAGGTGTATAAGGCAAGACCAAAACAGTGTAAAGCATTTCCCTTCTGGGAGTCGATGAAAAATATGGGTGTTGATCAGGCAAAAAAACTCTGCAGGGGCGTTGTAAAATGTTAG
- a CDS encoding UDP-glucose dehydrogenase family protein: protein MRLAMIGSGYVGLVTGACFAEMGNNVICVDIDDKKIEQLSQGIVPIFEPGLDKMIKRNLKKGNLHFTTDVKFAIENSDIIFIAVGTPQSEDGSADLNHVLKAAEDIGRYLDHEAIIVDKSTVPVGTADRVKETINAQLKKRFGDRVPFEFDVVSNPEFLKEGDAVADFMKPDRVVVGASNEKSMKIMKELYRPFTMNHERFIAMDVRSAELTKYAANAMLATKISFINEISRIAEAVGADINKVRVGIGSDKRIGYYFIYPGVGYGGSCFPKDVRALEKMAEDNGIEPEIIKAVQHVNQAQRYYFLNKILSKFGEDLEGRVFAIWGLAFKPQTDDMREAPSITIIKELTKRGAFIKAYDPEAMENAKSFWLKDVKAIEYLPNKYDALNDADAMILLTEWKEFRSPDFYEIKKRLKNPVIFDGRNQYNKEFLKEFGFEYYQVGCRT, encoded by the coding sequence ATGAGGCTTGCAATGATTGGAAGCGGATATGTTGGTCTTGTTACAGGAGCCTGTTTTGCCGAGATGGGCAACAATGTAATTTGTGTTGATATAGATGATAAAAAGATAGAGCAGCTAAGCCAAGGTATAGTGCCTATATTTGAACCGGGATTGGATAAGATGATAAAACGCAATCTCAAAAAGGGAAATCTGCATTTTACAACAGATGTAAAGTTTGCTATTGAAAACAGTGATATTATTTTTATTGCCGTTGGCACGCCCCAATCTGAGGACGGCAGCGCCGATTTAAACCATGTTTTGAAAGCCGCAGAAGATATAGGAAGATATTTAGACCATGAGGCAATAATTGTTGATAAATCAACGGTGCCTGTGGGCACGGCAGATAGGGTGAAAGAGACAATAAACGCTCAGCTAAAAAAACGCTTCGGTGATAGAGTGCCATTTGAATTTGATGTAGTGTCCAACCCTGAGTTTTTAAAAGAAGGAGATGCTGTAGCTGATTTTATGAAACCAGACAGGGTTGTAGTTGGTGCATCCAATGAAAAATCGATGAAGATTATGAAGGAGCTTTACAGGCCTTTTACCATGAACCATGAGCGTTTTATTGCTATGGATGTTAGAAGCGCTGAACTTACAAAATATGCAGCAAACGCCATGCTTGCAACAAAGATCTCCTTTATCAACGAGATATCGAGGATTGCTGAGGCTGTTGGTGCAGATATAAACAAGGTTAGAGTTGGTATAGGAAGCGATAAGCGTATCGGCTATTATTTTATCTATCCCGGTGTGGGCTATGGTGGAAGCTGCTTTCCCAAGGATGTTAGAGCACTTGAAAAGATGGCAGAGGATAACGGTATTGAGCCTGAAATAATCAAGGCTGTGCAGCATGTGAATCAAGCGCAGCGGTATTATTTTTTAAATAAGATTCTGAGTAAGTTCGGAGAGGATTTAGAGGGCAGGGTGTTTGCCATCTGGGGACTTGCTTTTAAACCGCAAACCGATGATATGAGAGAGGCGCCTTCAATAACGATTATTAAAGAGTTAACAAAACGGGGAGCATTTATAAAAGCCTACGACCCAGAGGCGATGGAAAATGCAAAGAGCTTCTGGCTAAAAGACGTTAAAGCAATTGAATATTTACCCAATAAATACGATGCTTTAAATGATGCAGATGCCATGATTTTACTGACAGAATGGAAGGAGTTTAGAAGCCCCGATTTTTATGAGATCAAGAAACGCCTAAAAAACCCTGTGATTTTTGATGGTAGAAATCAATACAATAAGGAGTTTTTGAAGGAGTTTGGGTTTGAATATTATCAAGTGGGTTGCAGAACATAG
- the der gene encoding ribosome biogenesis GTPase Der, translating into MAKVAIVGKPNVGKSTLFNLLVRKNKSLILDIAGTTRDRIFEYGDILGKNVLFIDTGGFENEGDFASLINEQVKLAIDSSDVVVIVFDLTTPVSIVDEKLYDYVLKSKKPFIVVANKSDIKNQEFEAEYYKFGDILKISAAHRRNINLLKEKIANIIKEDEKQKRCDARVAIVGRSNVGKSSLINAILKQQRSVVSEKIGTTTDSIDTPFEFENHCLMLVDTAGIRRKSKTKHSLDKLASIFSIFAIDRSDICVLVVDAKEGLTSTDRQIASMIVEKHKGLIIALNKWDLIENTTLAEYEKVIKQHFPLIGFAHFVAISALEGKNIKKLLKKIIHTHKICSKRIPTHDLNEKLYSIIKENAPFSKKGKEVKLKYMTQVETNPPHFVIFTNRADEIEENYKRYVRNSLYKLYNFKGCSIKISFKDEKDG; encoded by the coding sequence ATGGCAAAGGTAGCGATTGTAGGCAAACCCAATGTTGGCAAATCCACGCTTTTTAATCTACTTGTTAGAAAAAACAAAAGCTTGATTTTAGATATAGCAGGCACAACAAGAGACCGTATCTTTGAATATGGTGATATTCTTGGCAAAAATGTTCTGTTTATCGACACAGGCGGTTTTGAAAATGAAGGTGATTTTGCATCGCTTATTAACGAACAGGTAAAACTTGCAATAGACTCAAGCGATGTTGTGGTGATCGTTTTTGACCTGACCACACCTGTATCAATAGTAGATGAAAAATTATACGATTATGTATTAAAATCAAAAAAACCGTTCATCGTTGTTGCAAATAAAAGCGATATAAAAAATCAGGAGTTTGAAGCAGAGTATTATAAGTTTGGCGATATTTTAAAAATTTCTGCTGCACATAGAAGAAACATCAATCTACTAAAAGAAAAAATAGCCAATATTATCAAAGAGGATGAAAAGCAAAAGAGGTGTGATGCAAGGGTAGCAATAGTCGGTAGATCAAATGTGGGCAAATCCTCATTAATCAACGCTATATTAAAACAGCAAAGAAGCGTTGTAAGTGAAAAGATTGGCACAACCACCGATTCAATAGACACACCATTTGAATTTGAAAACCATTGTTTGATGCTTGTTGATACGGCAGGCATCAGAAGAAAGTCAAAAACAAAACATTCGCTGGATAAATTAGCAAGCATATTTTCCATTTTTGCCATAGACAGAAGCGATATCTGCGTGCTTGTTGTGGATGCAAAAGAGGGGCTAACAAGCACAGACAGACAGATCGCATCGATGATTGTTGAAAAACACAAGGGTTTAATTATAGCATTGAATAAATGGGATTTGATAGAAAACACAACATTAGCTGAATATGAAAAGGTTATAAAGCAACACTTCCCTTTGATTGGTTTTGCACATTTTGTGGCAATTTCGGCTTTAGAGGGCAAAAATATTAAAAAGCTGCTTAAAAAAATTATCCATACACATAAAATTTGCTCAAAAAGAATCCCCACTCACGATCTAAATGAAAAGCTTTATTCAATTATCAAAGAAAACGCACCATTTTCAAAGAAAGGCAAAGAGGTAAAGCTAAAATACATGACTCAGGTTGAAACAAACCCTCCGCATTTTGTAATATTTACAAACAGGGCTGATGAGATTGAGGAAAACTACAAAAGGTATGTTAGAAACAGCCTTTATAAGCTTTACAACTTCAAAGGCTGTTCGATCAAAATAAGTTTTAAGGATGAAAAAGATGGATGA
- a CDS encoding HD-GYP domain-containing protein, with the protein MKVLEFLWGISKLFDSIESNDSFHQRRVAFIAYKIADQMGFDEFGKKLILQAGLIHDIGIINDATRIEVFRNIAYNEFEDLQKHAIIGSKIARFFNLHLDVSLAISTHHTKSELNHSTLGNILFLADNLEILYRSLTNPFAYDELFDFIASKRELFDEDAVKALEAVVGKECFWFGLVEENLDFELKDIINSIEDDDIDEKLRKAAIYTLAFVSDSIQPFFDNYSVLMKNIAVNIGYLLGVDIKILETAALLSHVGNLVIPFDLFGFESLDQIDYEVVKSHTTNAKRILNTLGFKKEAELVYSHHENASGSGYPCKAKASIEQQVLSLASVVAAVLQDRPYREMFSFDAVKKLLEEFRSGGVYSSDVIDGCLKIDFEKLLKTQDEYYESVRKLFV; encoded by the coding sequence ATGAAGGTTTTGGAGTTTTTATGGGGTATATCAAAGCTTTTTGATTCGATTGAGTCAAACGATTCGTTCCATCAAAGGCGCGTTGCCTTTATCGCCTATAAAATTGCAGATCAGATGGGTTTTGATGAATTTGGAAAAAAACTTATTCTGCAGGCCGGGCTAATTCATGATATAGGCATAATCAATGATGCAACACGCATTGAGGTGTTTAGAAATATCGCCTACAACGAATTTGAGGATCTGCAAAAACACGCAATTATTGGTTCAAAGATAGCACGATTTTTTAACCTTCATTTAGATGTTTCTTTGGCTATCTCAACCCACCATACAAAAAGCGAGCTAAACCATTCCACATTGGGCAATATACTGTTTTTGGCGGATAATTTAGAGATTCTTTACAGAAGCCTTACAAATCCGTTTGCCTATGATGAACTGTTTGATTTTATAGCATCAAAGAGGGAGCTGTTTGATGAGGATGCCGTTAAAGCTTTAGAGGCAGTTGTTGGAAAGGAGTGTTTCTGGTTTGGGTTAGTTGAGGAGAACCTGGATTTTGAGCTAAAAGACATTATTAATTCAATAGAAGATGATGATATTGATGAAAAGCTAAGAAAAGCTGCCATATACACACTTGCCTTTGTCAGTGATAGTATTCAACCGTTTTTTGATAACTATTCTGTATTGATGAAAAATATTGCCGTTAATATAGGTTATCTTTTGGGTGTTGATATAAAAATCCTTGAAACTGCAGCGCTATTGTCTCATGTGGGTAATCTTGTAATCCCGTTTGATCTGTTTGGTTTTGAGAGTTTAGATCAAATTGACTATGAAGTGGTTAAATCACACACAACAAACGCAAAAAGGATTTTAAATACGCTTGGATTTAAAAAAGAGGCTGAGCTTGTTTATTCTCACCATGAAAACGCATCAGGCAGTGGATATCCCTGCAAAGCAAAAGCTTCGATAGAACAACAGGTTTTGTCTTTGGCAAGTGTTGTTGCGGCTGTCTTGCAGGATAGACCCTACAGAGAGATGTTTTCTTTTGATGCAGTAAAAAAACTGCTTGAAGAGTTTAGAAGTGGCGGTGTTTATAGCAGTGATGTAATAGATGGATGCCTGAAGATCGATTTTGAAAAACTCCTAAAAACCCAGGATGAATATTACGAGTCTGTAAGAAAATTGTTTGTTTGA
- the rpmE gene encoding 50S ribosomal protein L31, which produces MKKGIHPKYELTTIRCACGNEIVTRSTVANLTVQVCSKCHPFFTGKQKIVDETGRVEKFNRKYKRNRAN; this is translated from the coding sequence ATGAAAAAGGGTATCCATCCTAAATACGAGCTTACAACGATTAGATGCGCTTGCGGCAACGAAATCGTAACAAGATCCACTGTTGCTAATCTGACCGTGCAGGTCTGCTCGAAATGCCATCCTTTCTTTACAGGCAAACAAAAGATAGTGGATGAGACAGGAAGGGTTGAGAAGTTCAATAGAAAATATAAAAGAAACAGAGCAAACTAA
- a CDS encoding ATP cone domain-containing protein, whose protein sequence is MKVIKSNGSIEEFEPQKLINSLVRVGADVDEAIEIADIIQTRLKDPTPTRFIYKYAKQLLKQLNHKYMLKYSLKKAMMRIGPSGYPFERFFAELLKKYGYQTKIDIVEKGRCIEHEIDVLALKGEMLVSVECKYHSSQTRASDAKVAMYINSRFIDLKESLLKKYRKQKFEGWLVTNTRLTTDAVKFARCYGFKAIGWRYPEDGGLEKLIENKHFYPVTVLTGIKLELLKRLINHEIVTVSDFYNTPDSELEKLGFSLKKIRQLKKQAYVLQPT, encoded by the coding sequence ATGAAAGTAATAAAATCAAACGGCTCAATTGAGGAGTTTGAGCCTCAAAAACTTATCAACTCTTTAGTGAGAGTGGGGGCAGATGTAGATGAAGCTATTGAGATTGCAGACATTATTCAGACAAGACTAAAAGACCCCACCCCCACTCGATTTATCTACAAATACGCAAAGCAACTATTAAAACAGCTTAACCATAAATACATGCTTAAATATTCCCTAAAAAAAGCAATGATGAGAATCGGACCAAGTGGGTATCCTTTTGAACGCTTCTTTGCTGAGCTTTTGAAAAAATACGGATATCAAACAAAAATAGACATAGTTGAAAAAGGCAGATGTATAGAGCATGAAATCGATGTATTGGCTCTTAAAGGCGAGATGCTTGTAAGTGTTGAATGCAAATACCATTCCTCACAAACCAGAGCAAGCGATGCAAAGGTTGCGATGTATATCAACTCCCGTTTTATCGACCTAAAAGAGAGTCTTTTAAAAAAATACAGAAAGCAAAAATTCGAGGGGTGGCTTGTTACAAACACAAGGCTTACCACCGATGCAGTTAAATTTGCACGCTGTTATGGTTTTAAAGCGATAGGCTGGCGATATCCAGAAGATGGTGGTTTAGAAAAACTCATAGAGAATAAGCATTTCTATCCTGTAACTGTTTTAACTGGCATAAAATTAGAGCTTCTAAAACGGCTCATAAATCACGAAATAGTAACGGTAAGCGATTTTTACAATACACCCGACAGCGAACTTGAAAAGCTGGGTTTTTCTTTAAAAAAGATCAGGCAGCTTAAAAAGCAGGCCTATGTTCTGCAACCCACTTGA
- the nth gene encoding endonuclease III produces MDEIIQRILKNYPEPKLELNFNNPFELLVALILSARCTDKRTNIITEKLFKIYPTAKEMANAEFDDLNNLISSCSMHNTKAKNLIALSKALCEKHNCEVPDSFENLVKLPGVGAKTANILLAFGFGKPAVGVDTHVARVAYRIGLSENKKPEIVEDAIKQTVNKENRVAFFSGLILHGRHICKAKKPLCDKCFLNDICPRRID; encoded by the coding sequence ATGGATGAGATAATTCAAAGAATTCTAAAAAACTACCCAGAGCCAAAACTTGAGCTTAACTTTAACAATCCATTTGAGCTGCTTGTTGCATTGATTCTTTCTGCCCGCTGTACAGACAAAAGAACAAATATCATTACTGAAAAACTCTTCAAAATCTACCCAACAGCAAAAGAAATGGCAAATGCAGAATTCGATGATCTAAACAACCTCATCTCATCATGCAGTATGCACAACACAAAGGCTAAAAATCTGATAGCCTTAAGTAAAGCACTGTGTGAAAAACACAACTGCGAGGTTCCAGATAGCTTTGAAAATTTGGTAAAACTGCCAGGGGTTGGGGCAAAAACGGCAAATATCCTGCTTGCATTTGGTTTTGGTAAACCTGCCGTTGGTGTTGATACACATGTTGCAAGGGTTGCATATAGAATCGGCTTAAGTGAGAACAAAAAACCTGAAATTGTTGAGGATGCCATAAAACAAACAGTTAATAAGGAAAACCGGGTGGCTTTTTTTAGTGGTCTAATTCTTCATGGCAGGCACATCTGCAAGGCAAAAAAACCACTCTGTGACAAATGCTTTTTAAACGACATATGCCCCAGAAGAATCGATTAA
- a CDS encoding outer membrane protein assembly factor BamD, translating to MNRFKKSIKGGVWFLILTGVLAISSCSSNKKIVPHEVLKPAYTWYNDGIQAYINHDYEDAEHDLLMISAQHPGSIYAKKAALILGDVYFSKGNYILARDYYRRFIKLYPDSQQVVYAKYKIALSYYKSRNSYKCDATPLREAIKEFLELQRQYPNNPFANKINYYLAKSVEELYKHELFVAKFYADLDEFNAAKNRLNYMYKHFRGVNFNDEMLYLMGKVYFALNRKQQAEAFLNELIKKYPYSQYADEAKKLINEIKASK from the coding sequence GTGAATAGGTTTAAAAAAAGTATAAAAGGTGGGGTTTGGTTTTTAATACTGACAGGTGTATTGGCAATAAGCAGCTGTTCATCAAACAAAAAGATAGTGCCTCATGAGGTATTAAAACCTGCATATACATGGTACAACGATGGTATTCAGGCATACATCAACCACGACTACGAAGATGCTGAGCATGACCTATTGATGATAAGCGCCCAGCATCCAGGTTCAATCTATGCTAAAAAGGCAGCTTTGATATTGGGAGATGTTTATTTTTCAAAAGGCAACTATATTTTAGCAAGGGATTATTACAGAAGGTTTATAAAGCTGTACCCAGACAGCCAGCAGGTTGTGTATGCAAAATATAAAATTGCCTTAAGCTACTACAAAAGCAGAAACAGTTATAAATGTGACGCCACTCCTTTAAGAGAAGCTATAAAAGAGTTTCTTGAATTGCAGAGGCAGTATCCCAACAATCCATTTGCAAACAAAATAAATTACTATCTGGCAAAAAGTGTTGAGGAGTTGTATAAACACGAGCTTTTTGTGGCAAAGTTTTATGCAGACTTAGATGAATTTAACGCAGCAAAAAATAGACTAAATTATATGTATAAACACTTCAGGGGCGTAAATTTTAACGATGAGATGCTATATTTGATGGGCAAAGTGTATTTTGCTCTAAACAGAAAACAGCAGGCAGAAGCGTTTTTGAATGAGCTGATAAAAAAATACCCATACAGTCAATATGCCGATGAGGCAAAAAAGCTTATAAATGAGATCAAAGCTTCTAAGTAG
- the lon gene encoding endopeptidase La, whose product MEQEVEKNDIMQLPDTLPVLALRDMVVFPYMIIPLFVGRDFSIKAIDEALSKDRIIVTLTQKKPDINEPTANDLYHTGTACLILRMLKMPDGRVKILVQGLKKVKVKAFKQFEPFIEAEIEEKTDQLPLIEYEEMETEALMRAIKDQLQQLSAYNKNIPSDIVVIANNIEEPDKFADIIASNIQLKTIVAQQLLEISDVKEKLRKLNEILDKELQLLALQAKIQNQAKEEISKTQKEYFLREQMKAIRKELGESDISDEIEELKEKIKNAKMPKIARKEAEKQLSRLAKMHPDSAEANVIRTYLDWMIAMPWSKRSAEKINIKEVEKILNEDHYDIEEAKTRILEYLSVKKLKKDMKGPILCFVGPPGVGKTSLAKSIARAINRKLVRISLGGVRDEAEIRGHRRTYVGALPGRIIQGLKQAGVKNPVFVLDEIDKLSRDFSGDPASALLEALDPEQNSEFEDHYLGVPFDLSEVFFITTANTTETIPPPLLDRMEVIRLSGYTVEEKIKIAKKYIIPRQIKEHGLENHIIKFTDTAIRKIIENYTREAGVRNLEKTISKVLRKIARKIAEGSKETYFNITANNLQKYLGVPPFNVEEKLDKDYVGIATGLAWTPVGGSILFIEVSKVKGNGKLLLTGSLGDVMKESAQAALTFARSRYEMLGLEEDFHEKYDLHIHVPEGATPKDGPSAGITIATAIISCLTGIPVKHTVAMTGEITLTGRVLPIGGLKEKTLAALRAGINDIIIPYDNKKDAIEVQNQIKSKKLKYHFVKNMEEVLAKALSKPLK is encoded by the coding sequence ATGGAGCAAGAAGTAGAAAAAAATGACATTATGCAACTACCAGATACCCTGCCTGTGCTTGCATTGAGAGATATGGTGGTTTTTCCATATATGATTATTCCGCTTTTTGTTGGTAGAGACTTTTCCATCAAAGCGATAGATGAAGCGCTTTCAAAAGATAGGATCATCGTTACATTAACCCAGAAAAAGCCGGATATAAACGAGCCAACCGCAAACGACCTCTACCATACAGGCACAGCCTGCTTGATTTTAAGAATGCTTAAAATGCCAGATGGCAGGGTAAAGATACTGGTTCAGGGCTTAAAAAAGGTAAAGGTTAAAGCATTCAAGCAGTTTGAGCCATTCATAGAGGCTGAAATTGAGGAAAAAACAGATCAGCTACCTTTGATCGAATATGAAGAGATGGAAACAGAAGCCCTTATGAGGGCAATTAAGGATCAACTGCAACAGCTGAGCGCCTATAACAAAAATATTCCATCGGATATCGTTGTTATTGCAAACAACATAGAAGAACCGGATAAATTTGCCGATATTATAGCAAGCAACATTCAATTAAAAACGATCGTGGCTCAACAGCTACTTGAAATCTCGGATGTAAAAGAAAAACTTAGAAAACTCAACGAGATACTGGATAAAGAGCTCCAGCTACTGGCACTTCAGGCAAAAATCCAGAATCAGGCAAAAGAGGAAATCTCAAAGACGCAGAAGGAATACTTCCTGCGCGAGCAGATGAAGGCAATCAGAAAAGAATTGGGAGAAAGTGATATCTCCGATGAAATAGAGGAATTAAAGGAAAAAATCAAAAACGCAAAAATGCCCAAAATAGCAAGAAAAGAGGCTGAAAAGCAGCTCTCAAGGCTTGCAAAGATGCATCCAGACTCAGCAGAGGCCAATGTTATAAGAACATATCTTGACTGGATGATTGCAATGCCGTGGAGTAAACGCTCAGCAGAGAAAATCAACATCAAAGAGGTAGAGAAAATACTCAATGAAGACCACTACGACATAGAAGAGGCAAAAACACGCATACTGGAGTATCTATCTGTCAAAAAACTTAAAAAAGATATGAAAGGGCCTATTCTATGTTTTGTTGGACCACCAGGTGTTGGCAAAACCTCGCTTGCAAAATCTATAGCAAGGGCAATAAACAGAAAACTTGTAAGAATATCGCTTGGTGGTGTAAGGGATGAGGCAGAGATCAGGGGACACAGAAGAACATATGTAGGGGCACTCCCCGGTCGCATCATTCAGGGATTAAAACAGGCCGGTGTTAAGAATCCTGTGTTTGTGCTTGATGAGATCGATAAACTCAGCAGAGACTTCAGCGGCGATCCTGCAAGTGCTTTATTGGAGGCATTAGACCCAGAACAAAATAGCGAGTTTGAAGACCATTACTTAGGTGTGCCGTTTGACCTATCAGAGGTGTTTTTTATCACAACAGCCAATACAACAGAAACCATACCCCCTCCCTTGCTTGACAGGATGGAGGTTATAAGGCTATCTGGATATACGGTTGAGGAAAAGATAAAGATAGCAAAGAAATACATAATACCACGGCAGATTAAAGAGCACGGCCTTGAAAACCACATAATAAAATTCACCGATACGGCAATCAGAAAAATCATAGAAAACTACACCCGTGAGGCAGGCGTTAGAAATTTAGAAAAAACCATATCAAAGGTTCTAAGAAAGATAGCGCGAAAGATAGCCGAAGGCTCAAAGGAAACCTACTTCAATATCACAGCAAATAATCTGCAAAAATACCTGGGCGTTCCACCGTTTAATGTTGAAGAAAAACTGGATAAAGACTATGTAGGTATAGCAACAGGCCTTGCCTGGACTCCCGTGGGAGGCTCTATCCTGTTTATCGAGGTATCCAAAGTAAAAGGCAACGGCAAACTACTTCTTACAGGCTCTTTAGGTGATGTGATGAAGGAATCTGCACAGGCTGCATTAACATTTGCAAGAAGCAGATATGAGATGCTGGGGCTTGAGGAAGATTTTCATGAAAAATACGACCTACATATACATGTACCGGAAGGCGCAACACCAAAAGATGGACCCAGCGCAGGCATAACCATAGCAACAGCCATTATTTCATGTCTTACAGGCATACCGGTAAAACACACAGTTGCCATGACAGGCGAGATTACCCTGACAGGCAGGGTTTTGCCTATTGGGGGATTAAAGGAGAAAACACTGGCAGCATTAAGGGCCGGTATAAACGATATAATAATACCCTATGATAACAAAAAGGATGCAATTGAGGTGCAGAATCAGATAAAATCAAAGAAACTCAAGTATCACTTTGTAAAAAATATGGAAGAGGTGCTTGCTAAAGCACTCTCAAAACCACTAAAGTGA
- a CDS encoding DUF721 domain-containing protein: protein MIRSIGEIIERDLREIEPFGRLIFSSDIYALLSHIVGKGIVKHLKVLGFKNNTIIIGTPNPVFSQELSFMKDTIIERINQFFEREVVKNIIFKEVY, encoded by the coding sequence ATGATAAGAAGTATCGGGGAAATAATCGAGAGAGATTTAAGGGAGATAGAGCCGTTTGGGAGGTTGATTTTTAGTAGTGATATTTATGCACTTCTAAGCCATATCGTAGGTAAAGGTATTGTAAAACACTTAAAGGTATTAGGTTTTAAAAACAACACAATAATTATCGGCACACCCAATCCGGTTTTCAGTCAGGAACTATCGTTTATGAAAGATACAATTATTGAAAGGATTAATCAGTTTTTTGAAAGGGAAGTTGTTAAAAATATCATTTTCAAAGAGGTTTACTGA